A window of Benincasa hispida cultivar B227 chromosome 9, ASM972705v1, whole genome shotgun sequence genomic DNA:
ATTGATACATAATTGAAATGGGATTTGCATAATACAATCGTTGCTTGTCTTGATGCCTACTACCTTTGGATTTTTAAATCGTATTTTTAATCCATTCCTGTCATATGGCACTACCATTAGTttcaatttcctttaattttatcaaGACTTCAATGGTCAgaaattattgaattttcaaactaGGGGTAGAGGACGGTCCACCTATTTCCCCTGTTACAGTTAATTATTTCATGAAGTTTTCTTCAGCTATATTTTTGGATCCTTTGAagtatttttttcccctttgaaTTCATGCGTGACTTATTATGCAGATAGGTATGGTAAAAAGTTCGTGTAAATTGGCACTTAAAGAACTCAGACATTGGATGGCACCAGAGAAGGTATTTGGTGTTGCAAACTTCCAGTTGATGGGGCatctattttatatatttttttcattttcattcccTAAATGGGGATAACATTATGCTTTATTATCGAAGGTTCAAACCACAATTACCACTTTTCCTTCGTCTGCTGCAATTGTACCAGAACCTTTGGGTGTTGTGCTGATCATTTCTACTTGGAATTATCCATTCTGTACGTCAGTGTCAATTGTTTTCCCCATATCTTATTGAAAATCATCTGCAGCCTCGAAAATTTCTTACCAATCGATATTATAGACACTAACCATTGTTGGCCACATTTCCCAGATTTATCTCTTGATCCAGTTGTTGGAGCAATAGCAGCTGGTAATGCTGTGGTTCTAAAGCCATCAGAAATTTCTCCAGCAACATCATCTTTAATGGCAAAACTTTTTGATAAGTATTTGGATACATCTGCTGTAAAAGTTGTTGAGGGTGCTATAGCCGAAACTAATGCTTTACTGGAGCAAAGGTGGGACAAGCTATTTTATACAGGTCTGTTCCATTTAGCTTGAAAATAAAAGGGAAAGTTTGTTAACTTCGGGTGTATGATCATATCTTCTGTACTCTATTTTATACGCAAATATCTTTGGTTTCATCTCATATATGCTTTATCTATATTAAACCAAGGAAGGTATGATAAATTCAATGAAAGGTCGGTTGGCCTCTAGTTTGACACTTGAGTAATTCCAGGATCGAGTAGCTTCCAAGTGGTGATATTAATCTGCCTGTCACATCCATCTTTAAGAATTTCTAGTAATAAACTCCTTTTGGAATCATGAAAGTTGACAGTGGTGGTGATAGTAGGCAATATGTTTATAAAACTATCCTCTGGCCATTACGGGGTGTGCTGTGTCTGGTGGCTTTTCTCCCATTACCTTTTGGGCAAATCAGCTATTCTTAAAATATGCTTCTTAACTTTCAGGCAACGGAAGAGTGGGGCGTATAGTAATGGCAGCTGCTGCCAGGCACCTTACGCCAGTTGTTTTAGAGCTTGGAGGAAAATCTCCAGTAGTAGTTGATTCAAAAATCAACTTACAAGTACTTCTTTCCCCTCCCCCTCATAGCATCATTATGTTTCCAGTCGAGTTCAGTTAGCTACTAATACTAGTTGCTACCatcttatacaaattcaaatatttctatTTGTCAAAGATTGCGTGTAGGCGGATTATATCTGGGAAGTGGGGTGGTAACAATGGACAAGCATGCATTGCTCCTGATTACATCATAACTACGAAAGAATTTGCTCCGAAATTGGTAAGTTCCTTTTCTTAAATAAGTTTGGTTCGTTGCACATGCTCAATTTGGTTATCTTCAAATTCAAGTTCATATCTCTAGGTGGAGTCTCTGAAACAAGAACTGGAGAGATTTTATGGAAAGAATCCGTTGGAATCTAAGGATATATCTCGCATTGTGAATGCTAACCACTTTAATCGCTTGACCAAGCTCTTAGATGATGATGAAGTTTCTAGCAAGATTGTTCATGGAGGTGAAAAGGACAAAACCAAATTGTATGATTAATTACATTACTGGCCTACTCTTTTGTCCGTTCATCAGTTAAATATTGACTACTAAGCAACGGTACCTTTTCCATAATACAGACAGATTGCTCCCACCCTCTTATTGGATGTCCCTCGAGACTCTTTGATTATGACGGAGGAGATATTTGGTCCCTTGCTTCCTATTATCACGGTAAAACTAGtacaattaattatatatctttcttttttaatatttttgttttgtcaGGTAAGATAAGGAAAAGATAGCAAAGTGATTCGATGTTTATGCCATGAAATTTTTTGCACATGATAAAATTGATTGATTCTACTAAGTACTAACCCCTCTCAAGTGTAAAAATCTGTTCTTTTACAAGAAACATTGATTGGTTggttgtttttttctttctttttttttttttttaaaaaaaattataaattgggCGCTCAGGGTATTCTACTTCTGACATCGATAATAGtatacagaaaaaaaaaattaattatgtatGTTCAACAGTCAAAAAGTTAACTATAGGCATATGAATTATGATTGACCGAAACTGCTAATATTAGGAAGTTGTTCCTTTTTGTATGGAGAACTATGATGAATAATACAATcgtcatcatcttcttcctcttttttctttctttcctttactGTTGGCTGGACTGGAGCAGGTAGACAAATTGGAGGATAGCTTCGAGATAGTGAATTCAGGCACAAAGCCACTTGCAGCCTATTTGTTTACCAACAACAAAAAGCTCAAGGAACAATTCGTGGCTTGTATCTCTGCAGGAGGTGTGGTTATCAATGACACCACCTTACATGTAAGATTTCTTTTTCTTACCAACTGAATGGAACTTTTTTTAGTCAGAATCAACTTTCGTTCAAAAAATTTTTTTGAAAGAGTAAgacatacaaaaaaaataataaaataaataagccCACAAAAGCACCCCTCTAAGAAAGAAGTTCTAACTAAGTAaataagatgttattgaatGAAACGATTGGTCAAATAAAATTATCTGCATTCTCATATGCCTGTAGGGTAATATCCCTTGGAATTTAATTACCATAGCTAATCTTCATGGAGTGGAAAATATGCTTAGATGATTTAAAATCTTACTGATATGAATAGTTCGagatatcaaattattatttatactttatttaataattttgatgtaAGTTtagtaattttcaattttatccattTTGTGACCTATTAAATAGgagtatttttgtaattttgttgtAAACTATGATGTGATAATAATtagagttatttatttatttatttatttatttatttttggtagGCTATTAAAGCCTTGCCTTACAGTTGTTTTAAGCAGTTTTACGATGAATTAAGTTTTAACCTTTGTGCTTCTTTTAAGTTTAGCCAGAGAACTTGAAATTTGCAATTCATGTATTGAGTTACATGCCAAGAACATTCAAGTGGGGATTAATCATCCTATATTGTGGAGTGTTTGAATCTTGAGTCAAGGAACTTATTTTTTGTCTCAAGAGGTTTGATCTTAAGGCAATCCGAGTCTAACCCAATAGTTGGGATCACATTGATTTGGGGATTCTAGTGATTGAGAATTAAAAGTTCACACATTTAAAGAGTTCTTTAATTCCAGCTAGAGTTTTCTATCACTTACTCGAGTTTCCTGATTATCCGACGATAACTGATGTTTTAATATGGTAACAATTACATGAAAAGGCCCACAATTCCTATTAGAAGCAAGTTGGCTACCATggaaaacattttcttttaggTATTGGCACCATTGTTAACTAGAAGTTTTGAGTTCTTATTTAGGAGTTTCTTCTTATGATTACTTTGGTAGTCATAAGTAAAATCTCCAGTGATTATTCAGCTTAAAACCAAAGATTCCTCACTAAATAAGTGAACCAAAAAGCATCTCGCATTGGTCTAATATCATGTTACTAGATCAATCTAGAATTACAAGCATTGAAGAAGAGACTGAAAATTTACATCATATGTGCAGCTTGCAGTTAGCACACTACCATTCGGAGGAGTTGGGGAGAGTGGAATGGGAGCTTACCATGGGAAGTTTTCATTTGATGCATTTAGCCATAAGAAGGCTGTTCTTTATCGAAGTTTCGTGGGCGATGTGCCGATGCGATACCCGCCTTACACAGATGGAAAGCTAAGGTTTCTGAAAGCTCTTCTTGGAGGTGGCATTTTGGGGCTCATTCGTGCTCTTCTTGGTTGGTCGTAAGCATCTTCTAACTCtcttcttctttatatatatggCTTCTTCTCTTCTGCTGCCTTATGAACTTTTATCTTTctattcattttcaaatttgtgcCATATTTCCCAGTTCAACAGTGTTTGAGTTGTAATCTTATAACAAGTTCGAGAATTCATTAactatattcaataaaaaaattctataaattGATTCCTgtaaaagtaattttgaaaaaaatcatcaaaatgaATACCAGTAAAGAGTGCTTATGAAATTAttgatttataataattattttttttttactaacacatttttataattatgctTGCTTTGACAAttacaccttttttttttttaattagtttattttatagttaaacttattaaaaaaaaaatttgtgtgGGACAAAATTTCTTGCACGATCCGACTTGACCATTGGAAAGCACATTATCGGATTGCATTTTCACTCCATCTTTAATCCTCAAGAACTCtatattcttttttgttttatttcttgATTTGGACAATTGGTGTTGCAATTTCGGATTTGATTAAATcatgatttgtttttttttttttgtaagggaTAAAAGTTTATACttagcattttttttaatggaaattaaaaacattaaaaatgtTCTTTTTGGTACTACAAATGGTGGTAATACGTAGGGATTTGTGGAGAAATGATATTTGTATGTAGATGTTTTGGCTATGGATTTAAGTCTTCTTAGTTCCATGGTAGGCGGGGGTTCGAGGAATACAAATAACCTCTGGATTTTTTCATGTGTGAGAGATTGAATCATTGACTTTTGAGATGATTATTAGTATTTTTATCAAGTTACAATCAAATTGGCAGAAGAATTTAAAAGTTTGGGATAAGAAAATTCTTCTATAATTGAGTTTCTAAGTATTTGAGTCATTACTAAATCTTACTATTTATTGCATTCACCCCAATTTATTTTAGGGTAACTGCAATCGATAGTATGTTTTGGGATAaaaaccaagtgtataacatcattttagaaaaattgcaaatatagcaaattctatcagcgatagacttctaccGTGACTTCTATAGtaacttctatcgttgatagactcttaccaccTACCAACGATATGGGCTATCCTTAATAGACTatctaaattttgtcatatttgtaatttctacattatgttatatttgttaatactttgggtctgattgctatatttgcaactttccctttattttaatatatatcaatttcaaatataattattatttcttgttttaaataaaaattgaaatatattttctaaattttgattttcaatctaATAAGATTAACTGtacttcataattattattttcaaaattttccataaattataaaactcatcaaacatttataattcGATGTAAATAGATCGCATTACATTGAAGTGTGAATTATATAACCTTACTCTACTCACCCAAAATTTAAGTAATTGAATAAGATCACATTCACATAATTTGGGGATTATCTGAGTTTAACGATCAACCCTAGACCAACTCTAAAAGATGATAAGTAGTATGAGGACTAAAAAGCCCAACAACCCAGAGAGTTAGGTTAGGGCCTTAAGGGATGAGCATTCCAAAACAAAGGCCCTAGTTAGGTAAAGttgaataaatagtcaaataaagtgaagggttttctttttccctcctttttttctctctctcttttccccCTCTCAATTAAATGCAAAgaatggattttttaaaaaatcttcttTCACTCAAAAAgccaaaatataaattacaatcaatcaaacaaaaaatataaaagaaatgaaatagtGAAATCCTAAATCCAAATTCCCTTATTTAGAATAGTCAGAATCCTCTAAAATTCGACAAACATCATATCGTTGTTGGTCAGTTAATTCGGTTGGAAACTCAACCAAAAACTTAACTTTTAAGTTGCCTCTCTTATCATCTTTAAGTTTAGGCATACCTTGACCTTGAATGACCTTTTCATACCCAGGCCAAACGACGTCGTGTATCTTCAAGCTCATTGTTTCTCCTCCCAATAGAGGCACTGAAATGTTGCAACCAATCAGGGCTTTCAGTAGAGGGATCTCCACTGTTAACTCTAGGTCGTCACCTTCTCTTTTGAAATATGGGTGTCGTTTTTCAACTATCACAAACGACATGTCGGCAGGATAACTTCCAGGTCTCTCATTCCCCATTCCTTCAAATGTTATCTTAGTTCCCTTTGTCCACCCTGgctttatttttattgtcagtgtttcttcttcctccatcgTTTTCCTGTCAATATATTAATAATGGAATCTCTTAATAATCATTGTTTCATGAATAGGGCCTCCCctcaatttattttaaattaacaataTTATTTACTATAAATTTGAGGGGAAAAAAATTAGTTTCAGGGGATATACAAGCCCCCCTCAATAACCAAAAGCAATTAGATTGAACTATACATTTGTTTCTAAAACtcccaaaatttaaagttttgaaatcaattccttcacttttttttttttcctttttgtattaaattcaAAGATGAATCACTCATATAATTCTTAAACAACATAGTTACTTAATCAACCAGAAAATAGATTAGTAGATAACCACCTATTTACCACCTCAAAAGTGGGAAAGTTGGTAATTCAACCTCTAACTCCACTAATTGTTGCGTtgtgtaacggtcatgcttgtccagggcctgttgcccatggccgcatgcccaatccaacccccttctagcatattTTCATgtcctgtattgtattagtttagttagcttggtttctttacattttcattgtaagtgaccactcgcccttttgcatatgcaagggcgccagttggctttttgttcagaatgcactatatggggataagactaaccatcatttcctcataccccgagtagtactctataaagccgttgttgttgcttattgctttctagtctactacaatctttctttctttattcacactcacaaatcttcttacgaaaaccttttctccaaacccgttttctaaaaccgttttccctaaaacgggggtggaggttgcaagaggcact
This region includes:
- the LOC120087223 gene encoding aldehyde dehydrogenase family 3 member H1-like — protein: MSESKVFDAAAATELVKELRGSFGSGKTRSYEWRVSQLESLLKLSVDHEKDICDALYSDLSKPALESTIHEIGMVKSSCKLALKELRHWMAPEKVQTTITTFPSSAAIVPEPLGVVLIISTWNYPFYLSLDPVVGAIAAGNAVVLKPSEISPATSSLMAKLFDKYLDTSAVKVVEGAIAETNALLEQRWDKLFYTGNGRVGRIVMAAAARHLTPVVLELGGKSPVVVDSKINLQIACRRIISGKWGGNNGQACIAPDYIITTKEFAPKLVESLKQELERFYGKNPLESKDISRIVNANHFNRLTKLLDDDEVSSKIVHGGEKDKTKLQIAPTLLLDVPRDSLIMTEEIFGPLLPIITVDKLEDSFEIVNSGTKPLAAYLFTNNKKLKEQFVACISAGGVVINDTTLHLAVSTLPFGGVGESGMGAYHGKFSFDAFSHKKAVLYRSFVGDVPMRYPPYTDGKLRFLKALLGGGILGLIRALLGWS